In Polaromonas sp. JS666, one genomic interval encodes:
- a CDS encoding cation:proton antiporter translates to MLEPADFTLGCIIVGALLIVMTLSGSFIARLPLSAAMLYLGVGVAIGPMGLGLLKLDALKNVALLERLTEVAVLISLFTAGMKLKLPLTDPRWRIPVQLATVSMLATVGAITALGVWGLGLPLGAAVLLGAILAPTDPVLASDVQVANVGDRDRLRFGLTGEGGLNDGSAFPFVMLGLGLLGLHELGDGGWRWWTVDVLWAVAGGLGLGYLMGTLIGRVILYLRMRHREALGSDEFIALGLIALTYGLALVSQTYGFLAVFAAGLALRRIDELPQVPVAPPAPELSAAEQHASGAEAPAHMMNEVQRFNSQLESFVEVAMVLTVGVLVATVRFHSEVLWFIPVLFLVIRPLAVYLGLLGTPVKGAQRRLMGWFGIRGIGSLYYLLYAISHDIETALAQRLLSITLAVVIASVIAHGISVTPLMKRYEARKTSRRGPDADRPASGTSPE, encoded by the coding sequence ATGCTTGAGCCGGCCGATTTCACCCTGGGCTGCATCATCGTCGGCGCGCTGCTGATCGTGATGACCCTGAGCGGCTCCTTCATTGCACGCCTGCCGCTGAGCGCGGCGATGCTCTACCTCGGTGTGGGCGTGGCCATCGGGCCGATGGGTCTGGGCCTGCTCAAGCTTGACGCGCTGAAGAACGTGGCGCTGCTGGAACGGCTCACCGAGGTGGCCGTGCTGATATCGCTGTTCACCGCGGGCATGAAGCTGAAACTGCCGCTGACAGACCCGCGCTGGCGCATCCCGGTGCAGCTGGCCACGGTGTCGATGTTGGCCACGGTGGGCGCCATCACGGCACTCGGCGTGTGGGGACTGGGCTTGCCGCTGGGGGCGGCCGTGCTGCTTGGCGCGATTCTGGCCCCCACCGACCCGGTGCTGGCGTCTGACGTGCAGGTGGCCAATGTGGGGGACCGGGATCGCCTGCGCTTTGGCCTGACCGGCGAAGGCGGCCTCAACGACGGCTCGGCCTTCCCCTTCGTCATGCTGGGGCTGGGCCTGCTGGGCCTGCACGAACTGGGCGACGGCGGCTGGCGCTGGTGGACCGTCGACGTGCTGTGGGCGGTGGCCGGCGGCCTCGGCCTGGGCTACCTGATGGGCACGCTGATCGGCCGCGTCATCCTCTACCTGCGCATGCGCCATCGCGAGGCGCTGGGCTCTGACGAATTCATTGCCCTGGGGCTGATCGCCCTGACCTACGGCCTGGCCCTGGTCAGCCAGACCTACGGCTTTCTTGCCGTGTTCGCGGCCGGGCTGGCGCTCCGGCGCATTGACGAGTTGCCGCAAGTGCCGGTCGCCCCGCCTGCGCCCGAGCTGAGCGCCGCAGAACAGCATGCCTCTGGCGCCGAAGCTCCCGCCCACATGATGAACGAGGTGCAGCGCTTCAACAGCCAGCTGGAAAGCTTTGTCGAGGTGGCCATGGTGCTGACCGTGGGGGTGCTGGTTGCCACGGTACGCTTTCACAGCGAAGTGCTGTGGTTCATCCCGGTGCTGTTCCTGGTGATTCGCCCGCTGGCCGTGTACCTTGGCCTGCTGGGCACGCCCGTGAAGGGCGCGCAGCGCCGCCTGATGGGCTGGTTCGGCATTCGCGGCATTGGTTCGCTGTATTACCTGCTCTACGCGATCAGCCACGACATTGAAACAGCACTGGCGCAGCGCCTGCTGTCCATCACGCTGGCCGTGGTCATTGCCTCGGTCATTGCGCACGGCATTTCGGTCACGCCGCTGATGAAGCGCTATGAGGCGCGCAAGACATCGCGCCGGGGCCCGGACGCCGACCGGCCGGCGTCCGGCACGTCACCTGAGTAA
- a CDS encoding DUF4148 domain-containing protein, producing MKSKLIASAVLAVAALTSVAASAETFNSYLWDQMKAPSTRTRAEVQAEVLQGQRGGATASSSSNGATTQQNPGASSGDTSGTAPQGAVGVVKSVQQ from the coding sequence ATGAAATCGAAATTGATCGCCAGCGCTGTGCTTGCTGTCGCCGCCCTGACTTCCGTAGCCGCATCGGCTGAAACCTTCAATTCCTATCTGTGGGATCAGATGAAAGCGCCGTCGACCCGCACGCGTGCCGAAGTCCAGGCCGAAGTGCTGCAGGGGCAGCGTGGAGGGGCCACGGCCAGTTCCAGCTCCAACGGTGCAACGACCCAGCAAAACCCGGGCGCGTCCAGTGGCGACACGTCTGGCACTGCGCCCCAAGGTGCTGTCGGCGTCGTGAAGTCCGTCCAGCAATAA
- a CDS encoding LysR family transcriptional regulator, with protein MDRLQSMRVFQQVVDDGSFAAAARKFDLSSAVVTRLVSDLEDHLGVRLLHRTTRRMALTDAGVAYLARVRHILSDIDEAHAAAQAHAQEMSGVIRILTPPIFGVHVLGPLVAEFGRRYPKVVLDIYVDSPLVPPVEDYDLTLLGATDTFDANIIARPIASSDGILCASPDYLRRNGIPQQPEDLARHRCLRIKAPANRHRVWRLINPDENRRELEVPIEPAMLVNHSDTLIRAGVDGAGIISQSIDLVANHLHSGALKRILSPWITGTNTLYAALPSRKFIPARTSVFLEFMTEYTRTVIKKMDARHD; from the coding sequence ATGGACCGGCTTCAATCAATGCGCGTGTTTCAACAGGTGGTGGACGACGGCAGCTTTGCCGCTGCCGCCCGTAAATTCGACCTGTCGTCGGCCGTGGTGACCCGGCTGGTCAGCGACCTGGAAGACCATCTGGGCGTGCGGCTGCTGCATCGCACCACCCGGCGCATGGCACTGACGGATGCAGGTGTTGCCTACCTGGCTCGCGTGCGCCACATCCTGAGCGACATCGACGAGGCCCACGCGGCGGCGCAGGCGCATGCCCAGGAGATGTCCGGCGTGATCCGCATCCTGACGCCGCCCATCTTCGGTGTGCATGTGCTGGGGCCGCTGGTGGCCGAGTTCGGGCGACGCTATCCCAAGGTCGTGCTCGATATTTACGTCGACTCGCCGCTCGTGCCGCCGGTGGAAGACTACGACCTGACGCTGCTGGGCGCGACCGATACCTTTGACGCCAACATCATTGCGCGGCCGATTGCCTCGTCGGACGGCATCCTGTGCGCCTCACCCGACTACCTGCGCCGCAATGGCATTCCGCAGCAGCCCGAAGACCTCGCCCGGCACCGCTGCCTGCGGATCAAGGCACCGGCGAACCGGCACCGCGTCTGGCGCCTCATCAATCCCGACGAGAATAGGCGCGAACTGGAAGTGCCGATCGAGCCCGCCATGCTGGTCAACCATTCCGACACGCTGATACGCGCCGGTGTCGACGGAGCCGGCATCATCAGCCAGTCGATCGACCTGGTGGCCAACCACCTCCACAGCGGCGCGCTGAAACGAATCCTGTCGCCCTGGATCACGGGCACCAACACCCTGTACGCGGCGCTGCCCAGCCGCAAATTCATTCCGGCAAGAACCAGCGTGTTTCTGGAATTCATGACCGAGTACACGCGAACTGTGATCAAGAAAATGGACGCGCGGCACGACTGA
- a CDS encoding DUF4148 domain-containing protein: MKSNLVSAATLAIAALATFGSASSFAEGRDPYPLDRLEQVSAASTKTRADVQAELLQAQRAGYSVNIARTFQDPTFDSKPDSARTRAEVKAEAVSTGSAVSVSALEHAYPAAQ, from the coding sequence ATGAAATCGAATCTTGTCTCTGCCGCCACTCTTGCCATCGCCGCGCTTGCCACGTTTGGATCAGCCAGCAGCTTTGCTGAAGGCCGCGACCCCTATCCGCTGGATCGCCTGGAGCAGGTAAGCGCCGCCAGCACCAAAACACGTGCTGACGTTCAGGCCGAGTTGCTGCAGGCACAGCGCGCAGGCTACAGCGTGAACATCGCCCGCACCTTCCAGGACCCGACCTTCGACAGCAAGCCTGACAGCGCCAGGACCCGTGCAGAGGTCAAGGCCGAAGCGGTGTCAACGGGATCCGCCGTATCGGTCAGCGCCCTTGAGCATGCCTATCCTGCTGCTCAATAA
- a CDS encoding fatty acid desaturase, whose product MPADLTEVIPHRKIIRSWLAPIATKNTAYALFLVVSDLVLFALAITATVLLDQPVLQVLAAILSGLVIGRLFILGHDACHQSLTPHRRLNRWLGRLVFMPSLTPYSLWDVGHNVVHHGYTNLKDFDFVWQPYSIEAYRRMPAWRRMCERMYRSGWAPWLYYGVEIWWKRMYFPSRAVMPTRRGIFTADCLLVTAVAAAWLAALVYAASATGQSVAWLLGVAFLLPLIVWNALMGFVVYVHHTHTSVAWYEQKNDWSAASPFVSTTVHLTFGAGIGTALHHIMEHTAHHVDMSLPLYRLKKAQALLEKKLPGRIVIQPFSWAWYFQTARRCKLYDFERQCWTDFAGRRTS is encoded by the coding sequence ATGCCTGCTGATCTCACCGAAGTTATCCCGCACCGAAAAATCATCCGTTCCTGGCTTGCACCCATTGCCACCAAAAACACCGCGTATGCCCTGTTCCTGGTGGTGTCGGATCTCGTCCTGTTCGCGCTGGCGATCACGGCCACCGTGCTGTTGGACCAGCCAGTGCTGCAGGTGCTGGCGGCCATTCTGAGCGGCCTGGTCATCGGGCGTCTTTTCATCCTGGGCCACGACGCCTGCCACCAGAGCCTGACCCCGCACCGCAGGCTCAACCGGTGGCTGGGGCGTCTGGTGTTCATGCCGTCCCTCACGCCTTACAGCCTCTGGGACGTCGGCCACAACGTGGTCCATCATGGCTACACCAACCTCAAGGACTTCGACTTTGTGTGGCAACCGTATTCGATCGAAGCCTACCGGCGCATGCCCGCCTGGCGCAGGATGTGCGAGCGCATGTACCGAAGCGGCTGGGCACCGTGGCTTTACTACGGCGTTGAAATCTGGTGGAAGCGGATGTACTTCCCGTCCAGGGCGGTGATGCCCACACGCCGCGGCATTTTCACGGCCGACTGTCTGTTGGTCACGGCGGTGGCGGCCGCCTGGCTTGCCGCGCTTGTCTATGCGGCATCCGCTACCGGTCAATCGGTGGCGTGGCTGCTCGGTGTCGCGTTCTTGCTGCCGCTGATTGTGTGGAACGCCTTGATGGGCTTTGTCGTCTATGTCCATCACACGCATACCAGCGTTGCCTGGTACGAGCAAAAAAACGACTGGTCGGCGGCCAGCCCTTTTGTTTCGACCACGGTGCACCTGACATTCGGTGCAGGCATCGGCACCGCGCTGCATCACATCATGGAACACACGGCGCATCATGTCGACATGAGCCTGCCGCTGTATCGCCTCAAGAAAGCGCAGGCGCTGCTCGAGAAAAAACTGCCGGGCCGGATCGTGATCCAGCCGTTTTCATGGGCATGGTATTTCCAGACGGCCCGGCGCTGCAAGCTCTACGATTTCGAGCGGCAATGCTGGACAGACTTTGCCGGAAGGCGAACGAGTTAG
- a CDS encoding helix-turn-helix domain-containing protein codes for MSGLTLETPVSPIRFVSRQPSARSGAVAPLKVLCSSCHLRDLCLPCGMTGIDVARLDSLMFGRRKVRTGEALYREGDRFQFIYAVRSGTFKSSLTLADGREQVSAFHMAGELMGLDGVAHGTHASSATALEDTEICAIPYAHLTELAAGNAGTQNLVSRLMSREIVREHSLMMLLGSMNAEERLAAFLLNLSQRLRARGYAANEFHLRMSRAEIGSYLGMKLETVSRTFSAFQQKRLLEVDKRHIRITDPDGLTRSFEMHVH; via the coding sequence ATGTCAGGCCTGACCCTTGAAACTCCCGTTTCCCCGATCCGCTTTGTATCCCGGCAGCCTTCCGCCCGGTCCGGGGCTGTCGCACCGCTGAAAGTTCTTTGCTCCAGTTGCCATCTGCGTGACTTGTGCCTGCCCTGCGGAATGACGGGCATCGATGTGGCCCGCCTGGACAGTTTGATGTTCGGCCGGCGCAAGGTCAGGACTGGGGAGGCCCTCTACCGCGAGGGTGACCGTTTCCAGTTCATTTACGCTGTGCGCAGCGGCACGTTCAAGTCCAGCCTCACGCTGGCGGATGGCCGCGAGCAGGTCAGCGCCTTCCACATGGCGGGTGAACTGATGGGTCTGGATGGGGTGGCCCACGGCACACACGCGAGCAGCGCCACGGCGCTGGAGGACACCGAAATCTGCGCCATTCCCTATGCGCATCTCACCGAGCTGGCGGCGGGCAATGCGGGCACGCAGAATCTGGTCAGCCGGCTGATGAGCCGTGAAATCGTGCGCGAGCACAGCCTCATGATGCTGCTGGGCAGCATGAATGCCGAGGAGCGCCTGGCGGCCTTCCTGCTGAACCTGTCGCAGCGGCTGAGGGCCCGCGGCTACGCGGCCAACGAGTTCCACCTGAGGATGTCCCGGGCCGAAATCGGCAGCTACCTGGGCATGAAGCTGGAGACCGTGAGCCGGACCTTTTCGGCTTTTCAGCAGAAACGCCTGCTGGAGGTCGACAAGCGCCACATCCGCATTACCGATCCGGACGGTCTGACGCGGTCGTTCGAGATGCATGTGCATTGA
- a CDS encoding response regulator, producing the protein MLQRPASAIKVFLAEDSAMIRERIAVLLGAAAITVVGEAATPQASIDGILSAWPDVVVLDVQLEGGSGMQVMRAVRLAAPGIAFVVFSNNSALAYRKRYLDEGAYRFLDKSTEFDQLAQTVASASERAVQ; encoded by the coding sequence ATGCTTCAGCGCCCCGCTTCCGCCATCAAAGTCTTCCTCGCCGAGGACTCCGCCATGATCCGCGAGCGGATTGCCGTTTTGCTGGGCGCGGCCGCCATTACCGTGGTGGGTGAGGCCGCCACGCCGCAGGCGTCGATCGACGGGATTCTTTCCGCGTGGCCCGATGTGGTGGTGCTGGATGTGCAGCTCGAGGGCGGCTCCGGCATGCAGGTCATGCGGGCCGTTCGCCTGGCGGCTCCCGGCATTGCCTTCGTCGTGTTCAGCAACAACTCGGCCCTGGCCTACCGCAAGCGCTATCTCGACGAGGGCGCCTACCGTTTCCTCGACAAGAGCACCGAATTCGACCAGCTCGCGCAGACCGTGGCGTCCGCGTCTGAGAGGGCTGTGCAATGA
- a CDS encoding response regulator, with product MIRIVIVDDHAIVREGLKRIISSADDMEVAGEAANGAEAMQRVRELAFDVLMLDLSMPGRSGMELIKLVRAEKPKLRILVLSMHQELQYAVRAIKSGASGYLTKESAPAQLEQAIRKIAAGGAFISAEVAEQLALGAMPGSEVAAHGSLSDREFEVFRLLVAGVSVTEIAGRLNLSVKTVSTHKANLMHKMGLHNQSELIRYAMRHGLTDQFEP from the coding sequence TTGATCAGGATCGTCATTGTGGATGACCACGCCATTGTGCGGGAAGGTCTCAAACGCATCATTTCCTCGGCCGACGACATGGAGGTGGCGGGCGAAGCCGCCAATGGCGCCGAGGCCATGCAGCGCGTGCGCGAACTGGCCTTCGACGTACTGATGCTGGACCTGTCCATGCCGGGGCGCAGCGGCATGGAGTTGATCAAGCTGGTCCGTGCTGAGAAGCCCAAGCTGCGCATCCTGGTGCTGAGCATGCACCAGGAGCTGCAGTACGCCGTGCGCGCCATCAAGTCCGGCGCCAGTGGCTACCTGACCAAGGAGAGCGCGCCGGCGCAGCTGGAGCAGGCCATCCGCAAGATCGCCGCCGGCGGTGCTTTCATCAGTGCCGAAGTCGCCGAGCAGCTGGCCCTGGGTGCCATGCCGGGCAGCGAGGTCGCCGCGCACGGAAGCCTGTCGGACCGTGAATTCGAAGTGTTCCGCCTGCTGGTCGCGGGGGTGTCGGTGACCGAGATTGCGGGTCGGCTCAACCTGTCGGTCAAGACCGTCAGCACGCACAAGGCCAACCTGATGCACAAGATGGGCCTGCATAACCAAAGCGAGTTGATCCGCTACGCGATGCGGCACGGCCTGACCGACCAGTTCGAGCCCTAG
- a CDS encoding PAS domain-containing sensor histidine kinase, which translates to MFNQTTPGKASSTSRERVGDATVSLPSVAAAPELARAGGGAVQRPAGASAMDATAARLAGLLDSAMDAIITVDEEQRIVLYNRAAERIFGWPSAQAMGEHLEKLMPERFRTSHAGHIRRFTATGITSRRMGDGTVLYGQRANGEEFPMEASISQLDTADGKLFTVILRDVSERVRAQEELSAFAAAAHTIREGEKTRIARELHDELAQSLTALKMDAIWVRDQLPEGAQAAAAKLGDMLAMLDTTVAATRRIASDLRPLLLDDLGLGPAIEWLAQNFSQRSGVACTLSVDDEVELHEPYATAVFRIVQESLANVAKHAEASRVEVKIERTVEAVTLRVADNGRGFSLAAPRNPNSLGLLGLRERAQLLKGAVTIDSQPGQGTRIDVRIPIREVGAAD; encoded by the coding sequence GTGTTCAACCAAACAACGCCGGGAAAAGCAAGCTCAACCAGCCGTGAGCGGGTCGGTGACGCCACCGTGTCCCTGCCGTCGGTGGCCGCCGCGCCCGAGTTGGCCCGTGCCGGCGGCGGAGCTGTCCAGCGTCCCGCAGGTGCAAGTGCAATGGACGCCACCGCCGCCCGGCTGGCGGGCCTGCTCGACTCGGCCATGGACGCCATCATTACGGTGGACGAAGAACAGCGCATCGTGCTGTACAACCGTGCGGCTGAGAGAATCTTCGGCTGGCCGAGCGCACAGGCGATGGGGGAACACCTGGAAAAGCTGATGCCGGAGCGCTTTCGCACCAGCCATGCCGGGCATATCCGCCGTTTTACCGCCACGGGCATCACGTCGAGGCGCATGGGCGACGGCACCGTGCTTTACGGGCAGCGCGCCAACGGTGAAGAATTCCCGATGGAGGCCTCCATCTCCCAACTGGACACGGCGGACGGCAAGCTGTTCACCGTGATCCTGCGCGATGTCAGCGAACGGGTGCGCGCCCAGGAAGAACTGAGCGCCTTCGCCGCTGCGGCCCACACCATTCGCGAAGGCGAGAAGACCCGCATTGCGCGGGAACTGCACGACGAGCTGGCCCAGTCGCTCACAGCCCTCAAGATGGACGCGATCTGGGTGCGCGACCAGCTGCCAGAGGGAGCGCAGGCGGCCGCAGCCAAGCTCGGTGACATGCTGGCTATGCTGGACACCACGGTCGCCGCCACCCGCCGCATCGCCTCGGACCTGCGCCCGCTGTTGCTGGACGACCTGGGCCTGGGGCCGGCTATCGAATGGCTGGCTCAAAATTTCAGCCAGCGCTCCGGCGTGGCCTGCACGCTCTCGGTGGATGACGAGGTGGAACTGCACGAGCCTTATGCCACCGCGGTGTTCCGCATCGTGCAGGAGTCGCTGGCCAATGTGGCCAAGCATGCCGAAGCCTCGCGTGTCGAAGTAAAAATCGAGCGGACGGTGGAGGCGGTCACCCTGCGTGTCGCCGATAACGGCCGGGGTTTTTCGCTGGCCGCACCGCGCAACCCCAACTCCCTGGGACTTCTGGGCTTGCGCGAGCGCGCACAGTTGCTCAAGGGGGCGGTCACCATTGACAGCCAGCCGGGGCAGGGAACCCGTATTGATGTGCGGATCCCGATACGGGAAGTGGGAGCTGCGGATTGA
- a CDS encoding universal stress protein → MYKRILVPVDGSETSNKALVTALQFARDFGGRVRLVHVVEDLTYVTGNDPSGYSGELATVMREAGEKILAGALAIAQSAGVEADSMLFDKPGERLAETVADAAKRWNADLIVAGTHGRRGLGRVLMGSGAEQIVRLAPVPVLVVRLPESSPPSPA, encoded by the coding sequence ATGTACAAACGCATTCTCGTGCCCGTCGACGGTAGCGAAACCTCCAACAAGGCCCTGGTCACCGCATTGCAGTTCGCCAGGGACTTCGGCGGCCGGGTGCGGCTGGTCCATGTGGTGGAAGATCTGACCTACGTCACCGGCAACGACCCCTCTGGCTACTCGGGGGAACTGGCCACCGTCATGCGCGAAGCCGGCGAAAAGATCCTGGCCGGCGCCCTGGCCATTGCCCAATCGGCCGGCGTGGAAGCCGACTCCATGCTGTTCGACAAACCCGGCGAGCGGCTGGCGGAGACCGTGGCCGATGCGGCCAAGCGCTGGAACGCAGACCTGATCGTCGCAGGCACCCACGGCCGGCGCGGCCTGGGCCGCGTGCTCATGGGCAGCGGCGCGGAGCAGATTGTCCGCCTGGCACCGGTGCCCGTGCTGGTGGTGCGGCTACCTGAGAGCAGCCCGCCGTCACCCGCCTGA
- a CDS encoding FixH family protein: MNDLPQAIPPPWWRHGLVWLVIAGPVAVVVAGLVTVWIAVRSPDPVVAEDYYRRGVEINKTLARDKALMPALQGRNHAATPPAPAPR, encoded by the coding sequence ATGAACGACCTGCCCCAAGCCATTCCTCCTCCCTGGTGGAGGCACGGCCTTGTCTGGCTGGTGATCGCCGGCCCCGTGGCGGTGGTCGTTGCCGGCCTGGTCACGGTGTGGATCGCGGTGCGCAGCCCTGACCCGGTCGTCGCAGAGGACTACTACCGGCGCGGCGTGGAGATCAACAAGACCCTCGCCAGGGACAAGGCCCTGATGCCGGCCCTGCAGGGGCGCAACCATGCGGCCACGCCGCCGGCCCCGGCACCGCGATAG
- the ccoG gene encoding cytochrome c oxidase accessory protein CcoG has translation MQSSTRRKVIPIVPEAAHGQTESLYEAQKKVYPRSVTGLFARWRVACVILTQLVFYGLPWLEWGQRQAVLFDLGARRFYIFGYVLYPQDFIYLTGLLVVSALTLFLFTAVAGRLWCGFACPQTVYTEIFLWIERKVEGDRTLRMRLDGSPMSLEKLVKKWFKHILWLGLAMWTGFTFVGYFVPVRELGMQFLQTRMSGWEVFWVCFYGLATYGNAGFLREQVCKYMCPYARFQSAMFDRDTLIVSYDGGRGEPRGARSRTADLAALSLGACVDCTLCVQVCPTGIDIRNGLQYECIGCAACIDACDGVMDKMNYPRGLIRFTTQNALAQHWNRLQMWRQVLRPRVLVYGAILLALCVGLLWSLVARMPLKVDVVRDRAALSRIVAGGKLENVYRLQIMNATEQPQHYRIAADGLDGLALASDAEVVVGPAESRWVAVRLQIPYGSATPGSHPIQFSIGDIAGDAHVSEKSVFLVPR, from the coding sequence TTGCAATCTTCCACACGTCGCAAAGTCATACCCATCGTGCCCGAAGCGGCGCATGGGCAGACGGAGTCGCTGTACGAGGCGCAGAAGAAGGTCTATCCGCGCTCGGTCACGGGCCTGTTCGCTCGCTGGCGCGTGGCTTGCGTCATCCTGACCCAGCTGGTGTTCTACGGCCTGCCCTGGCTGGAGTGGGGCCAGCGGCAGGCGGTGCTGTTTGACCTGGGCGCGCGGCGCTTCTACATCTTCGGCTACGTCCTGTACCCGCAGGATTTCATCTACCTCACCGGGCTGCTGGTGGTCAGCGCACTCACGCTGTTCCTGTTCACCGCCGTCGCCGGACGCCTGTGGTGCGGCTTCGCCTGCCCCCAGACCGTGTACACCGAAATCTTCCTGTGGATAGAGCGCAAGGTCGAGGGCGACCGCACCCTGCGGATGCGGCTGGACGGCTCGCCGATGTCGCTGGAAAAACTGGTCAAGAAGTGGTTCAAGCACATCCTGTGGCTGGGGCTGGCGATGTGGACCGGTTTCACCTTCGTCGGTTATTTCGTGCCGGTCCGCGAGCTCGGAATGCAGTTCCTGCAAACCCGCATGAGCGGCTGGGAGGTGTTCTGGGTGTGCTTCTATGGCCTGGCCACTTACGGCAATGCCGGATTCCTGCGCGAGCAGGTGTGCAAGTACATGTGTCCCTATGCGCGCTTTCAGAGCGCCATGTTCGACCGCGACACCCTGATCGTCAGCTATGACGGCGGCCGGGGTGAACCGCGCGGTGCGCGTTCCCGCACGGCCGACCTCGCCGCCCTGTCGCTGGGTGCCTGCGTGGACTGCACCCTGTGCGTGCAGGTCTGCCCGACCGGCATCGACATCCGCAACGGCCTGCAGTACGAGTGCATCGGTTGCGCCGCCTGCATCGACGCCTGCGATGGCGTGATGGACAAGATGAACTACCCGCGCGGCCTGATTCGCTTCACCACCCAGAACGCGCTGGCCCAACACTGGAACCGGCTGCAGATGTGGCGGCAGGTCCTGCGTCCGCGCGTGCTCGTCTACGGCGCCATCCTGCTGGCCCTGTGCGTGGGCCTGCTGTGGAGCCTGGTCGCCCGCATGCCGCTCAAGGTCGACGTGGTGCGCGACCGCGCGGCGCTGTCACGCATCGTGGCTGGCGGCAAGCTGGAGAACGTGTACCGGCTGCAGATCATGAACGCCACCGAGCAGCCGCAGCACTACCGCATTGCCGCCGACGGACTTGACGGCCTGGCGCTGGCCTCGGATGCCGAGGTCGTGGTCGGCCCGGCAGAATCCCGCTGGGTCGCCGTGCGGCTGCAAATCCCCTACGGCTCGGCCACCCCCGGCTCGCACCCCATCCAGTTCAGCATCGGCGACATCGCGGGTGATGCCCATGTGAGCGAGAAGTCCGTGTTCCTTGTGCCCCGCTAG
- the ccoP gene encoding cytochrome-c oxidase, cbb3-type subunit III produces the protein MSDFTGNFWSLYVAALTLLGIVACLVLLWVTARKRIVSSADNTTGHVWDGDLREMNNPMPRWWVWLFVLTIVFSLAYLVAYPGLGAYQGQLGWSTRGEYAVEVERANKELGPLYSQFTAKPTEELAGDANAMAVGERLFMNNCAQCHGSDARGSKGFPNLTDADWLHGGTPDKITETLTRGRQGQMPPMAAAVGTPDDVKNLANYVLSLSGSPHDSVRGALGKSKFGACAACHGVDGKGNPALGAPNLADDVWLHGWGEQAIINMINKGKTSEMPAQLGKLTEAQLHVLTAYIWGMSNKPLPAKP, from the coding sequence ATGAGTGATTTCACCGGCAATTTCTGGTCGCTGTATGTGGCGGCGCTGACCCTGTTGGGTATCGTGGCCTGCCTGGTCCTGCTGTGGGTGACTGCGCGCAAGCGGATTGTCTCCAGCGCCGACAACACCACCGGCCATGTGTGGGACGGCGATTTGCGCGAAATGAACAACCCCATGCCGCGCTGGTGGGTGTGGCTGTTCGTGCTGACCATTGTGTTTTCCCTGGCGTACCTGGTGGCCTATCCCGGCCTGGGCGCTTATCAGGGTCAGCTCGGCTGGAGCACCCGGGGCGAGTACGCCGTCGAAGTAGAGCGCGCCAACAAGGAGCTTGGCCCCCTGTATTCTCAGTTCACCGCCAAGCCCACCGAGGAACTGGCCGGTGATGCCAATGCCATGGCGGTGGGCGAGCGCCTCTTTATGAACAACTGTGCCCAGTGCCACGGCTCCGACGCACGCGGCAGCAAGGGCTTTCCCAATCTGACCGACGCCGACTGGCTGCATGGCGGTACGCCGGACAAGATCACCGAAACGCTGACGCGCGGCCGGCAGGGCCAGATGCCGCCGATGGCGGCAGCGGTGGGCACGCCCGACGATGTGAAGAATCTCGCCAACTATGTGTTGAGCCTGTCGGGCAGCCCGCACGACTCCGTGCGCGGGGCCCTGGGCAAGAGCAAGTTCGGCGCCTGCGCCGCGTGCCACGGCGTGGATGGCAAGGGCAACCCGGCCCTGGGCGCGCCCAACCTCGCCGATGACGTCTGGCTGCACGGATGGGGCGAGCAGGCCATCATCAACATGATCAACAAGGGCAAGACCAGCGAGATGCCGGCCCAGCTCGGCAAGCTGACTGAAGCGCAGCTTCATGTGCTGACGGCTTACATCTGGGGCATGTCCAACAAGCCCCTTCCGGCCAAACCCTGA
- a CDS encoding CcoQ/FixQ family Cbb3-type cytochrome c oxidase assembly chaperone yields MDVNSLRIVATLASLVTFLGIVWWAYSRGNRERFDEAARLPFEQD; encoded by the coding sequence ATGGACGTCAACAGCCTGCGCATCGTGGCCACCCTGGCCTCGCTCGTCACCTTCCTGGGCATTGTCTGGTGGGCGTATTCACGGGGCAACCGCGAGCGTTTCGACGAAGCGGCGCGCCTGCCATTTGAACAAGACTGA